The following proteins come from a genomic window of Streptomyces sp. NBC_01716:
- the recN gene encoding DNA repair protein RecN — protein MSVLEEMRIRSLGVIDDAVVELSPGFTAVTGETGAGKTMVVTSLALLLGGRADPALVRIGTKAAVVEGRLTMSADAPAALRAEEAGAELDDGALLISRTVSAEGRSRAHIGGRSVPVGVLAELADDLVAVHGQTDQQGLLRPARQRQALDRYAGDAVAAPLAKYTEAYRRLRTVAAELEELTTRARERAQEADLLRFGLNEIAAVEPLPGEDTELAAEAERLGHAEALASAASLAHAALAGDPEDPSAGGDATTLVGGAGRALDAVRSHDPALAVLAERMGEIAILLADVAGELAGYADNLDSDPLRLAAVEERRAALTGLTRKYGQDITEVLAWAQENAARLTELEGDDDRIGELTAEHATLLGELSVLAQALTDARTEAAARFAEAVTAELASLAMPHARVSFDVRQSEDPDGVEVGGRPVAYGSSGADEVELLLAPHPGAQPRPIAKGASGGELSRVMLAVEVVFAGSDPVPTYLFDEVDAGVGGKAAVEVGRRLAKLAKSAQVVVVTHLPQVAAFADRQLLVEKTNDGSVTRSGVTALEGEDRVRELSRMLAGQEDSETARAHAEELLATARADA, from the coding sequence GTGTCCGTGTTGGAGGAGATGCGGATACGGTCGCTCGGGGTCATCGACGACGCGGTTGTCGAGCTGTCGCCGGGGTTCACCGCGGTGACCGGCGAGACAGGCGCGGGCAAGACCATGGTCGTCACCAGTCTGGCGCTGCTGCTCGGCGGTCGCGCCGACCCCGCGCTGGTGCGGATCGGTACCAAGGCCGCGGTGGTGGAGGGGCGGCTCACCATGTCCGCCGATGCCCCGGCCGCCCTGCGGGCGGAGGAGGCGGGCGCCGAGCTCGACGACGGCGCGCTGCTGATCAGCCGGACCGTGTCGGCCGAGGGGCGCTCGCGCGCCCACATCGGCGGCCGTTCCGTGCCGGTGGGCGTGCTGGCCGAGCTGGCGGACGACCTCGTCGCCGTACACGGCCAGACCGACCAGCAGGGTCTGCTGCGGCCCGCGCGGCAGCGGCAGGCGCTCGACCGGTACGCGGGGGACGCGGTCGCGGCCCCGCTCGCCAAGTACACCGAGGCCTACCGGCGGCTGCGGACCGTCGCCGCCGAGCTGGAGGAGCTGACCACCCGCGCCCGTGAGCGCGCGCAGGAGGCCGACCTGCTGCGCTTCGGCCTGAACGAGATCGCCGCCGTCGAGCCCCTGCCGGGCGAGGACACCGAACTGGCCGCCGAGGCCGAACGGCTCGGCCACGCCGAGGCGCTGGCGTCCGCGGCGTCCCTCGCGCACGCGGCGCTCGCCGGTGACCCCGAGGATCCGTCGGCGGGCGGCGACGCCACGACACTCGTGGGCGGCGCGGGACGGGCCCTGGACGCCGTACGGTCCCACGACCCTGCTCTCGCCGTACTTGCCGAGCGGATGGGCGAGATCGCGATCCTGCTGGCGGACGTGGCCGGTGAACTCGCGGGTTACGCCGACAACTTGGACTCCGACCCGCTGCGCCTCGCGGCGGTCGAGGAGCGGCGGGCCGCGCTCACCGGGCTGACGCGCAAGTACGGCCAGGACATCACCGAAGTGCTCGCCTGGGCGCAGGAGAACGCGGCGCGGCTGACCGAACTCGAAGGCGACGACGACCGGATCGGCGAGCTGACGGCCGAGCACGCCACTCTGCTGGGTGAACTGTCCGTCCTGGCACAGGCGTTGACCGACGCCCGTACGGAGGCGGCGGCGCGCTTCGCGGAAGCCGTCACCGCCGAACTCGCGTCACTCGCGATGCCGCACGCGCGCGTCTCGTTCGACGTACGGCAGTCCGAGGACCCGGACGGTGTCGAGGTGGGCGGCCGGCCGGTGGCCTACGGCTCGTCCGGGGCCGACGAGGTCGAACTGCTGCTGGCCCCGCACCCCGGCGCCCAGCCGCGGCCGATCGCCAAGGGCGCGTCCGGCGGTGAGCTCTCGCGCGTCATGCTCGCGGTCGAGGTTGTCTTCGCCGGGTCCGATCCGGTGCCGACATATCTCTTCGACGAGGTGGACGCGGGCGTCGGCGGCAAGGCCGCGGTCGAGGTCGGCCGCCGGCTCGCGAAGCTCGCCAAGTCCGCGCAGGTGGTGGTCGTCACGCATCTGCCGCAGGTCGCGGCGTTCGCCGACCGGCAGCTGCTGGTGGAGAAGACGAACGACGGCTCGGTGACCCGCTCCGGTGTCACGGCTCTCGAAGGCGAGGACCGGGTACGGGAGTTGTCCCGGATGCTGGCCGGCCAGGAGGACTCGGAGACGGCCCGCGCCCACGCGGAGGAACTGCTGGCGACAGCCCGCGCGGACGCGTAG
- a CDS encoding glycosyltransferase family 4 protein, with product MTQLRTVQVLGGGSAGSSAHVRSLAAGLVARGVRVTVCAPDSLEAIHDFRGCGADHVPVARRGDPVSLGALRAVCATADVVHAHGLHAAVRAAVALGGRRVPLVVTWHTRVHADGPRGQLLRLLERRAVRAAAVVLGTSSELVDRARERGARDARLAPVAVPAPRRTPARGEDEGYDADDKARAELGAMGRPLLMAVGSLVPGRGYGTLLDAARTWRGLDPVPLLVIAGEGRERALLQGRIDNEGLPVSLVGRRDDVSQLLAAADIALLPSRWEARSLLAQEALRLGVPLVATAVGAVPELVGDAAELVPYGDAAALADTVTRLLADPGRRAELAAAGPVRAATWPTEDHTIAQVLSVYDELAQSPPR from the coding sequence GTGACACAGCTGCGTACGGTCCAGGTCCTCGGCGGTGGCAGTGCGGGCAGCAGCGCGCATGTCAGATCGCTGGCGGCCGGACTCGTCGCCCGTGGCGTGCGTGTCACGGTCTGTGCGCCGGACTCGCTGGAAGCGATCCACGACTTCCGGGGCTGTGGCGCCGACCATGTGCCGGTGGCCCGGCGCGGGGACCCCGTCTCGCTCGGGGCACTTCGGGCCGTCTGCGCCACCGCCGATGTGGTCCACGCGCACGGACTGCACGCCGCCGTACGCGCGGCGGTCGCCCTCGGTGGCCGGCGCGTGCCGCTCGTCGTCACCTGGCACACCCGCGTGCACGCCGACGGGCCGCGCGGCCAGCTGCTCCGGCTTCTTGAGCGAAGAGCCGTCAGGGCGGCGGCAGTTGTCCTCGGCACCTCGTCCGAGCTGGTCGACCGGGCCCGCGAGCGCGGCGCCCGCGACGCGCGCCTCGCGCCGGTCGCGGTCCCGGCCCCGCGCCGGACCCCGGCGCGCGGCGAGGACGAGGGATACGACGCGGACGACAAGGCCCGCGCCGAACTGGGCGCGATGGGGCGGCCGTTGCTGATGGCGGTCGGCAGCCTCGTACCCGGACGGGGTTACGGCACCCTGCTGGACGCGGCGCGGACCTGGCGCGGTCTTGATCCCGTACCGCTGCTGGTCATCGCGGGCGAGGGCCGTGAACGGGCCCTGCTCCAGGGGCGGATCGACAACGAGGGCCTGCCGGTCAGCCTCGTGGGCCGGCGTGACGACGTGAGCCAGCTCCTCGCCGCCGCCGACATCGCTCTCCTGCCCAGCCGCTGGGAGGCCCGCTCGCTGCTGGCCCAGGAGGCGCTGCGGCTCGGTGTCCCCCTGGTCGCCACGGCGGTCGGCGCCGTACCCGAACTCGTGGGCGACGCGGCGGAGCTGGTCCCGTACGGTGACGCCGCCGCCCTCGCGGACACGGTGACCCGGCTGCTGGCCGACCCCGGGCGGCGGGCCGAACTCGCGGCGGCCGGGCCGGTCCGCGCGGCGACCTGGCCGACGGAGGACCACACGATCGCCCAAGTCCTCAGCGTCTACGACGAGTTGGCGCAGTCGCCGCCGAGGTGA
- a CDS encoding PucR family transcriptional regulator, producing MDDQGGITVRRALELPGLRAGLPEVVAGADRLHRTVRWVHAGEVPNIASLLKGGELLLTTGIGLGSRPAEQRVFVRGLADRGIAALVVELGPRFGRLPAAVVDAARAAGLPLVQLHREVPFVSVTEEIHTEIVNGHYALLRQADEVHRRCTDALLDGGGVPQVLRILADFAGNPVFLETAEGQLLYAAAGAAGAPTAAEPLQVWEGLRARRADREAGPPAGTVLVDVPGGGHGAGSVRARLVLPPVAAPLLPVHRMAAERAAGILAVVLMQARQEDELAARGRGDFLTDLAEGRVTADDAPAQAAVLGFRPGEGPLLPVVMRLDPGPAPSGNWAPLARAVLEELGILGVPVLLGVRPVEGRIPLLIGLRSASERAAVADRVAAALRAGVARAGLERPGGPRPVVVVGVPGGWAVAGAGLRHAAETATAAGGLPERPWHDAGRLDIDLLLWRLRDHPDLSAFVDRAIGPLLAHDRTSRAPLLPTLATFLDHAGRKAETARELHLNRQTLYNRLARISELLGTDLDDPQTVLALSLALRARRHVR from the coding sequence ATGGACGATCAGGGCGGAATCACCGTGCGGCGGGCCCTGGAGCTGCCGGGGCTCCGCGCCGGGCTCCCGGAGGTCGTCGCGGGGGCGGACCGGCTGCACCGCACCGTGCGCTGGGTGCACGCGGGCGAGGTGCCCAACATCGCGTCGCTGCTCAAGGGCGGCGAGCTGCTGCTCACCACCGGCATCGGTCTTGGGTCCCGCCCCGCCGAGCAGCGCGTCTTCGTGCGCGGGCTCGCCGATCGCGGGATCGCCGCGCTGGTGGTGGAACTGGGACCGCGGTTCGGGCGGCTGCCCGCCGCCGTCGTGGACGCGGCGCGGGCGGCCGGGCTGCCGCTGGTACAGCTGCACCGTGAGGTGCCGTTCGTCTCGGTGACCGAGGAGATCCACACCGAGATCGTCAACGGTCACTACGCGCTGCTGCGCCAGGCCGACGAGGTCCACCGGCGGTGCACGGACGCGCTGCTCGACGGGGGCGGTGTGCCCCAGGTGCTTCGTATCCTCGCCGACTTCGCGGGCAACCCGGTCTTCCTGGAGACCGCCGAAGGGCAGTTGCTGTACGCGGCGGCCGGTGCGGCGGGGGCCCCGACGGCCGCGGAGCCGCTCCAGGTCTGGGAGGGGCTGCGGGCGCGGCGGGCCGACCGTGAGGCGGGGCCGCCCGCCGGCACGGTGCTGGTGGACGTGCCCGGTGGCGGGCACGGGGCCGGTTCCGTACGGGCGCGGCTCGTACTGCCTCCGGTGGCTGCCCCGTTGCTGCCGGTGCACCGGATGGCGGCCGAACGGGCGGCGGGCATCCTGGCGGTGGTCCTGATGCAGGCGCGCCAGGAGGACGAGCTGGCCGCGCGCGGCCGGGGCGATTTCCTCACCGATCTGGCGGAGGGCCGTGTCACGGCGGACGACGCGCCCGCGCAGGCCGCGGTGCTGGGGTTCCGGCCGGGCGAGGGGCCGCTGCTGCCGGTGGTGATGCGGCTGGACCCCGGGCCCGCTCCGTCGGGCAACTGGGCGCCGCTGGCCCGGGCCGTACTGGAGGAGCTGGGGATTCTCGGGGTGCCGGTGCTCCTGGGCGTACGTCCCGTGGAGGGCCGGATCCCGCTGCTGATCGGGCTGCGCTCCGCGTCCGAACGCGCGGCGGTGGCCGACCGGGTGGCCGCGGCGCTGCGGGCGGGCGTGGCACGGGCCGGACTTGAGCGTCCCGGCGGACCCCGGCCCGTGGTGGTCGTCGGGGTCCCCGGTGGCTGGGCGGTGGCGGGCGCGGGACTGCGCCACGCGGCGGAGACCGCGACGGCGGCCGGGGGTCTGCCGGAGCGGCCGTGGCACGACGCCGGACGGCTGGACATCGATCTGCTGCTGTGGCGGCTGCGGGACCACCCCGACCTGTCGGCGTTCGTGGACCGCGCGATCGGCCCGCTGCTCGCCCATGACCGCACGTCCCGCGCCCCGTTGCTGCCGACGCTGGCGACGTTCCTGGACCACGCGGGCCGCAAGGCGGAGACGGCGCGCGAACTTCACCTGAACCGGCAGACCCTCTACAACCGGCTGGCCCGTATCTCCGAACTGCTCGGCACGGACCTGGACGACCCGCAGACAGTGCTGGCCCTGAGCCTGGCGCTGCGGGCGCGGCGCCACGTGCGCTGA